TGTCCCAATCCGGCACATGTCGGAGGTAGGCGGTACGGTCGCATTCATGGCGCCGATCGGGAGGATCCCGGCGGTACTGCAGTACTCGGCAGAGTCTGCGGTGGAAGTGACGCAAAGGAGGTGGGACCCATGATCGTTGTGCGCAAGATCATCGGTGCGGAACTACGCAAGCGCCGTCAGGACCAGGGGCGGACCCTTCGTGAGGTGTCCAGCGACGCCAAGGTCAGTCTCGGATACCTGTCCGAGGTCGAACGGGGCCAAAAAGAGGCTTCATCGGAATTGTTGTCGGCGATCTGTGGGGCGCTCAGCGCGCCGCTGTCGGAGGTGCTCGCTGCTGCCGGCCGCGAGGCAGCTCTGCAAGAGGCCCGACAGCAAGGACTCACCCGGGCTGCACACATCCTGGCCGCCTGACACATGAACGAGAATTTGTTCCGTTGGCATGCTGAACCCACGCCGGGCGACGGGCGCACGGTTCTCGTTCATAGTCTCTCGGGCTTCATGGACGCGGGTTCCGCCGCCCATATTGCCGTCAATCACCTTCTCGAGACCTGTGAGACCCGGCTGATCGGGGAATTCGATCCGGACGCGATCATGGACTACCGAGCTCGGCGTCCTCGCATGACCTACAACCGGGACCAGTTCACCGCTGTCGAGATGCCCACGGTCCGACTCCATGAGGTCACAGACGAGCGAGGTACTCGCTTCCTGGTCCTC
This genomic stretch from Candidatus Nanopelagicales bacterium harbors:
- a CDS encoding helix-turn-helix transcriptional regulator, coding for MIVVRKIIGAELRKRRQDQGRTLREVSSDAKVSLGYLSEVERGQKEASSELLSAICGALSAPLSEVLAAAGREAALQEARQQGLTRAAHILAA